A single genomic interval of Phaeodactylum tricornutum CCAP 1055/1 chromosome 5, whole genome shotgun sequence harbors:
- a CDS encoding predicted protein translates to MCPEGQSIVDANFVVHTFADYGLNPSACGDTARSSIFFPQDSSPCEFLQTVGAFQCGCVDDFLYMNAKSKTQTAILAWMPRISGPLSVFGSFYIIVDIFKRTGTLTVYQELMLFMSAFDVISSVAIMFSTLPIPEFNGYGEPSGIYGARGNDATCKTQGFFIQLGYTGKCLV, encoded by the coding sequence ATGTGTCCCGAAGGGCAATCAATAGTAGATGCTAATTTCGTCGTGCATACCTTTGCTGACTATGGCCTGAATCCCTCGGCATGCGGCGACACGGCACGATCTAGCATTTTTTTTCCACAAGACTCGTCTCCTTGCGAATTCCTGCAAACCGTTGGAGCATTCCAATGCGGTTGCGTGGATGACTTTCTATACATGAACGCCAAATCCAAAACTCAGACAGCGATTCTGGCTTGGATGCCAAGAATTTCTGGTCCGCTTAGCGTCTTCGGATCATTCTACATCATTGTAGATATTTTCAAAAGAACGGGCACTTTAACAGTTTATCAAGAGCTCATGCTCTTCATGAGCGCTTTTGATGTTATATCCTCAGTTGCTATAATGTTTTCGACTTTGCCTATCCCAGAATTTAACGGGTATGGTGAGCCATCAGGAATTTACGGCGCTAGGGGGAACGACGCAACTTGCAAGACACAAGGATTTTTCATACAGCTCGGCTACACAGGTAAGTGTTTGGTATAG
- a CDS encoding predicted protein, producing MPRSQGTSRKGKPGKKDRDAGMGKSLQRAQVQRYRPRADGKSRRGDGGMHMQAGVDSIGLEEAQQDQLKTRSVLEMQDLDDFLLQADMANREFVSEKEGLVVVDQTGQAYRPPAVQWADQKSSFLFTELSVPRRPAWDDTTTAVELDMNERKSFLEWRRAIAIKEEELARTSSLAAATPFEKNLEVWRQLWRVLERSACLLQLVDARNPMFYLSDDLRDYASTLGKPMMVLVNKSDYLSPSQRASWREYLMEKGWDPVFFSAVKEQQKLDAMANRKRIQVQLGTGHDNSLDHLGEETDVSIDAHDQIEEPEDERGVSVPLSRERLMETMLSFARQHNCQPDPRYDNRIQFGMVGFPNVGKSSVINVLFGSSKHEHGVVRVAVASQPGKTKHFQTLMLPDAEEMMLCDCPGLVFPSFVSNTADLIAAGVYPIAQMRDHWPVTNLICQRIPREVINAHYGIVLPKPSQLEMNERGLTKLPPPSGEEFLGTFCIARGMLAASSGVPDYTRAARTIIKDYADGKLLYCHPPPS from the coding sequence ATGCCGCGCAGCCAAGGAACGTCCCGCAAGGGTAAGCCCGGAAAGAAAGACCGCGACGCGGGAATGGGGAAGTCACTCCAACGCGCTCAGGTCCAACGCTACCGGCCTCGAGCGGATGGTAAATCGCGACGTGGCGACGGAGGCATGCACATGCAAGCTGGTGTAGATTCAATCGGACTTGAGGAGGCGCAGCAAGATCAGCTCAAGACACGATCCGTCTTGGAAATGCAGGATTTGGATGACTTCTTGTTGCAAGCCGACATGGCGAATCGCGAGTTTGTTAGTGAAAAAGAAGGACTTGTCGTTGTAGACCAGACAGGTCAAGCATATCGGCCTCCAGCAGTGCAATGGGCGGACCAGAAGTCGTCGTTTTTATTTACAGAGCTCTCTGTGCCCCGTCGTCCTGCCTGGGACGATACCACGACTGCCGTGGAGCTGGACATGAATGAACGAAAGTCTTTTCTAGAGTGGCGCCGAGCCATCGCCatcaaagaagaagaactcgCGCGGACGAGCTCGTTGGCTGCAGCAACGCCATTTGAAAAGAATCTCGAAGTTTGGCGCCAGCTTTGGCGTGTATTGGAGCGGTCGGCGTGCCTCTTGCAACTCGTGGACGCCCGAAACCCGATGTTTTATCTTTCCGATGATCTTCGAGATTATGCTTCTACTTTGGGCAAGCCAATGATGGTTCTTGTCAACAAAAGCGACTATCTATCACCCTCACAGCGCGCTTCCTGGCGAGAATATTTAATGGAGAAGGGCTGGGATCCAGTCTTCTTCTCTGCCGTCAAAGAACAGCAAAAGCTGGACGCTATGGCCAATCGAAAGCGCATCCAAGTACAACTCGGGACAGGTCACGACAACTCTTTAGACCATTTAGGCGAAGAAACTGATGTATCCATCGACGCTCACGATCAAATTGAAGAACCAGAAGATGAACGAGGAGTGTCTGTTCCCCTTAGCCGTGAGCGACTCATGGAAACTATGCTAAGTTTTGCTCGTCAACACAATTGTCAGCCAGACCCCAGGTACGATAACCGAATCCAGTTTGGAATGGTGGGATTCCCCAATGTCGGAAAGTCTTCGGTGATCAatgttctttttggaagtagCAAACATGAGCATGGTGTGGTACGCGTTGCTGTCGCCAGTCAACCGGGAAAGACAAAGCATTTCCAAACATTGATGTTGCCAGATGCCGAAGAGATGATGTTGTGCGATTGCCCAGGCCTGGTCTTTCCTTCGTTTGTGTCAAATACTGCTGACCTGATTGCGGCTGGCGTTTATCCAATTGCACAGATGCGAGATCACTGGCCAGTCACAAACCTTATTTGTCAGCGGATTCCGCGTGAGGTTATCAATGCTCACTACGGTATCGTACTTCCGAAACCTAGCCAACTGGAAATGAATGAGCGCGGACTAACAAAGCTGCCGCCTCCTAGTGGCGAGGAATTTCTTGGAACGTTCTGTATTGCCCGAGGCATGTTGGCAGCAAGTAGCGGAGTCCCCGATTACACACGGGCTGCACGAACGATCATTAAAGACTACGCGGATGGCAAATTATTGTATTGTCACCCTCCTCCAAGT
- a CDS encoding predicted protein, which translates to MPSDDLLLQQAEQFRIDGNASFGKGNLTDAVFAYSQGVVACDRLAKPALGSALKATLLGNRAMCELKQMDLTPTVDDCTSALHLLSQQTTMHTDASTSLRSKLHYRRAKAQFLLSGISKPVDRNLAEEAAKDLLRVLQMDPTNVEANQLLVTVRSQHKSMQTSSTPVSKAVQALKDKNDVTHHLKLLLNLLNEDVANVSMELGRVGGVSVLLEVAVSTGEDVDANQIALSLQTLSQAGSFPSFCRLYLTDRQRALMDIVRTAPDATAIVSALAIYVRILLHADRDDVSKEITGKTDIEYETLLKTVSLALDWACGEEHNTIVIRAVLDLLSTWTAGTDRDSFIRTSLLGSSVTDPSLPVPKTQTEIRAMTPHQLADHRKREYDKKLRDTAWAFERGILFCQEMKTFLVTAISCHDHVVRREMTVVLGRLLAHIEEDDRIKSVVIPYLSDPRKTKHTGVTIEEVCDEDNELKKEENFPTNLELKMERALITASLLLSKKDVGAWSLLSGWHNAADEILDLIQSRDDRAMCLASEVVSSAATVENARHLVSNLLTSGSLKTLLLSHDRDIRSGATSAIAKLGLSDKSTDEGEIMGLLEAACELLEDEANETEIARENKCRGFKSFAFTSVERAIEMITYLVVNTSVKEELAAGFRSRNAPHTALERLVNTADLPNAGDSLSAFGLATIFQHMAATNEQIRKEAFEGKEVTMEQYDEMQLMGKTQEEKEVIESQKDTDTQNACQERIRKMANANVPRAIVTLMEGSSEHTLEQSVICLTRMAGEQSIRGFLVQQGALSACIKVEKKEGPTETCVMKKVTRLARHCIAKILISTNPALLTSAQRLGSIRPLILLIRDNKGTELQHFEALIAVTNLSSAGEDAQSRIVTEKGISSFHFCMFSENVLVRRAATEAMCNLVQNQAMLNFLTETAHLKLWLAFASDYEEENYEGARAASGCLAMATQDEIVAIKLIELPKFKDDVVSLLESGRLELMHRALVIVSNLLAHGGQCGKKVVAEGLVEFCRAYVHAAGKTEGLDFSLEEQTLLPVTVDLSKRIVEQASTTS; encoded by the coding sequence ATTGCAGCAGGCGGAACAATTTCGGATTGATGGCAACGCCTCCTTCGGAAAAGGCAACTTGACGGACGCCGTCTTTGCATACAGCCAAGGTGTCGTCGCGTGTGACCGATTGGCGAAACCAGCTTTAGGCTCGGCGCTCAAGGCAACGTTGCTCGGTAACCGCGCTATGTGCGAACTTAAGCAAATGGATTTGACACCAACTGTTGATGATTGCACTAGCGCTCTCCATTTACTATCCCAACAAACGACGATGCACACAGACGCCAGTACATCTTTGCGTTCCAAGTTGCACTATCGCCGTGCCAAGGCCCAATTTCTGCTGAGTGGCATTTCCAAGCCGGTGGACCGAAATCTAGCCGAGGAAGCTGCTAAAGACTTGCTAAGAGTGCTGCAAATGGATCCCACGAATGTGGAAGCGAATCAGTTATTGGTGACGGTCCGGTCTCAGCACAAATCAATGCAAACGTCATCGACACCGGTTAGCAAAGCCGTTCAAGCTTTGAAGGATAAGAACGACGTAACGCACCATCTCAAGCTGCTTTTGAATCTACTAAATGAGGATGTGGCGAATGTGAGTATGGAGCTAGGTCGCGTTGGAGGAGTTAGTGTCTTGCTAGAAGTGGCCGTTTCAACGGGTGAAGATGTAGATGCAAATCAGATTGCTCTGAGTCTGCAGACACTTTCACAGGCCGGTAGCTTCCCCTCATTTTGTCGGCTCTATTTGACGGATCGACAAAGAGCCTTAATGGATATCGTCCGAACAGCACCGGATGCAACAGCGATCGTGTCGGCTTTGGCGATTTACGTCCGAATTTTGTTGCACGCAGATCGAGACGATGTATCGAAGGAAATCACGGGAAAAACTGACATTGAATATGAGACTCTACTAAAGACTGTCAGTCTTGCTCTGGATTGGGCTTGCGGTGAAGAGCATAATACGATAGTCATTCGGGCtgttttggatttgttgtcAACTTGGACGGCCGGCACAGATCGAGACTCCTTCATTCGTACTTCCCTATTAGGAAGTTCCGTCACGGATCCATCTCTGCCTGTTCCAAAAACACAGACAGAAATTCGCGCGATGACGCCACATCAGCTGGCCGACCACCGTAAACGAGAGTACGATAAAAAGCTCCGCGATACGGCCTGGGCATTCGAACGTGGCATCCTTTTCTGTCAAGAGATGAAAACCTTTTTGGTCACAGCAATCTCCTGCCACGACCACGTCGTACGCCGAGAAATGACGGTAGTCTTGGGGAGACTGCTTGCTCATATAGAAGAAGACGATCGCATCAAATCAGTGGTCATCCCGTACCTATCGGATCCCCGAAAGACTAAGCACACAGGTGTTACAATTGAAGAAGTTTGCGATGAAGACAATGAATtgaaaaaagaagagaatTTTCCGACGAACTTGGAGTTGAAAATGGAACGTGCGCTCATCACCGCAAGTTTGCTTCTGTCCAAGAAGGACGTGGGCGCGTGGTCTCTATTAAGTGGGTGGCATAATGCGGCGGATGAAATTCTTGATCTAATTCAGTCCCGAGATGATCGGGCCATGTGTCTTGCTTCTGAAGTCGTGTCCTCCGCAGCGACTGTTGAAAATGCTCGGCACTTGGTATCGAATTTGCTTACATCAGGTTCTTTGAAGACGCTTCTCCTTAGCCACGATAGAGATATTAGGTCCGGAGCGACTTCGGCTATCGCCAAACTGGGACTTTCAGACAAATCTACCGACGAAGGGGAGATCATGGGGCTGCTTGAAGCCGCCTGTGAGCTATTGGAAGACGAAGCGAATGAAACAGAAATAGCGAGAGAAAACAAATGTCGAGGTTTTAAGTCTTTTGCTTTTACCTCTGTTGAACGCGCTATTGAAATGATCACATATCTTGTTGTAAACACGTCAGTAAAGGAAGAGCTGGCTGCTGGTTTCAGATCCAGAAACGCACCACACACAGCCCTTGAGCGTCTGGTCAATACTGCCGATTTACCCAATGCCGGTGACTCTCTGTCGGCATTTGGCTTAGCAACAATCTTTCAACACATGGCGGCAACTAATGAGCAGATTCGGAAAGAAGCgtttgaaggcaaagaagTCACCATGGAACAGTATGATGAAATGCAACTTATGGGCAAGACCcaagaagagaaagaagtaATTGAATCTCAGAAAGATACTGATACCCAGAATGCATGCCAAGAACGCATTCGTAAAATGGCAAATGCCAATGTACCGCGAGCAATCGTGACCCTCATGGAAGGATCAAGTGAGCATACGCTCGAACAGTCAGTCATCTGCCTGACTCGGATGGCCGGTGAGCAGTCTATTCGTGGCTTTCTTGTACAACAGGGCGCCTTATCAGCTTGTATAAAGGTAGAAAAAAAGGAAGGACCAACAGAAACCTGTGTGATGAAAAAAGTGACCAGGTTAGCGAGGCACTGTATTGCCAAGATTCTGATTTCAACGAATCCAGCATTGCTTACATCGGCCCAGCGGCTTGGTTCTATCCGCCCTCTCATCCTGCTCATCCGTGATAACAAAGGAACTGAATTGCAACATTTCGAAGCGCTTATAGCAGTTACAAATCTCAGTAGCGCGGGCGAAGATGCCCAGAGCAGAATTGTGACTGAGAAGGGGATATCATCATTCCATTTTTGCATGTTTTCCGAAAATGTTTTGGTCAGAAGGGCCGCGACGGAAGCTATGTGCAATCTTGTCCAGAACCAAGCAATGCTAAATTTTTTGACGGAGACGGCACATTTGAAACTGTGGCTCGCGTTTGCATCAGATTATGAGGAGGAGAATTATGAGGGTGCCCGTGCTGCATCCGGCTGTCTTGCCATGGCGACGCAAGACGAGATCGTTGCAATCAAATTGATAGAACTGCCAAAATTCAAAGACGACGTAGTCTCCCTATTGGAAAGTGGACGACTTGAGCTTATGCATCGAGCTTTGGTGATTGTTAGTAATTTGTTGGCTCATGGCGGACAGTGCGGCAAAAAAGTGGTTGCCGAAGGACTGGTAGAGTTTTGCCGAGCCTACGTACACGCAGCCGGGAAGACTGAAGGGCTTGACTTCTCGCTGGAAGAgcaaactcttcttccaGTGACCGTAGATCTTTCTAAAAGGATTGTCGAACAGGCTAGTACGACATCCTGA
- a CDS encoding predicted protein, with protein DPIAKGSFGQVYVACHQLNVLEEYAVKVVDRSVLGKSLTETVLHEVAVLRAIKHKYLMEIVDFFEEGTHLYLVMERMAGGDVFDRILKRKHYTEKDARDFARILLEGVAHIHEQGIAHRDLKPQNLLLSSTDDDADIKIADFGFACRVHTPMSLTTRCGTPSYVAPEILKNIPYDQRADMWSVGVILFVLLAGYPPFVEENQLELFARVRSGEWDFAGKEWENVSPESKEVISHLLVIDPVCRWTAQQCLQSDWL; from the exons GACCCGATCGCCAAAGGTAGTTTTGGCCAGGTCTACGTCGCCTGCCACCAACTCAACGTTTTGGAAGAGTATGCCGTTAAAGTCGTCGACCGC TCCGTCTTGGGTAAATCTTTGACGGAGACAGTTCTACATGAAGTTGCGGTCTTGAGAGCCATCAAGCACAAATATTTGATGGAAATTGTCGATTTTTTTGAAGAGGGCACTCACTTGTATCTAGTGATGGAGCGTATGGCTGGCGGTGACGTCTTTGATCGCATTCTCAAACGGAAGCACTACACGGAAAAAGATGCCAGAGATTTTGCTCGTATTTTGCTAGAAGGCGTAGCGCATATTCACGAACAAGGTATTGCCCATCGCGATCTCAAACCTCAAAATTTGTTACTCTCCTCCACGGATGATGATGCGGACATCAAGATTGCCGATTTTGGGTTTGCGTGTCGAGTCCATACCCCTATGTCTTTGACGACGCGTTGCGGGACACCAAGCTACGTGGCACCTGAAATTCTGAAGAACATTCCTTACGATCAAAGAGCTGATATGTGGAGCGTAGGAGTTATTTTGTTTGTATTGCTAGCGGGTTATCCTCCCTTTGTGGAAGAAAACCAATTGGAATTGTTTGCTCGTGTCCGATCCGGTGAATGGGATTTTGCTGGCAAAGAATGGGAAAACGTGTCCCCAGAATCCAAGGAAGTCATCAGCCATTTGTTGGTGATCGACCCTGTATGCCGTTGGACGGCACAGCAATGCCTACAGAGTGATTGGTTG
- a CDS encoding predicted protein → MSSTLAPNEAIWITQRSLEKNPQAHVTPTTNQSKARVVLLLDLDCFYAQCECVRLGWDAMEIPLALLQWDSVLAVTYPARKYGIKRGDSWDTVHQKSQGACYAVHVPILTTNGSRTDRVATLPPGEVLAWVENQFGDNVVLERASIDEFFLDVTNVCYLESTLDVCDLGSNNSLEGALQETAVVGQSEIMTLVRNGMDVDVEALQRGAHLARCIRDEVRTLLGFTLSAGIGSNKTIAKLSAAYGKPNGQAITYPQFVDTLLADTEIRKCRNLGGKLGKTVQALLPADAPTTVHSIAKYLSLPTLEQHFEAPTAAWVYRVARGVDTEPVASKNESALTKSITAFKSLPFDVQGHDWESLASWIRLLADEIVSRVERDASRNGRYPKSCTIQYAGNGTTGQRNKSIRVPFPAERLSKNKKIDELCGVVPKTVQAKENSGFRLRRIGLCAIDFRNRPASGIDRFFCNTCTSSQPKSSKGLAMREQVSANVSFCEPLDLLLAQATDEHVAGMVQTDFAKRQDKVVSNVRNPTLKEGKPVNRIFQPQINSDKELAEKLQSAFDRENQALEALDRKAKTNLYRKSKARKIDDFFFTKR, encoded by the exons ATGTCGTCTACGCTTGCCCCAAATGAGGCTATATGGATCACCCAACGATCTCTAGAGAAGAATCCGCAAGCGCACGTCACACCAACTACAAATCAAAGTAAAGCCCGCGTTGTTCTCTTGTTGGACTTGGACTGCTTTTATGCCCAATGCGAATGCGTACGGCTTGGTTGGGATGCGATGGAGATACCATTAGCGTTGCTGCAGTGGGATTCAGTATTGGCCGTCACTTACCCTGCCAGGAAATACGGCATCAAACGTGGAGATTCTTGGGACACAGTTCACCAAAAATCTCAAGGAGCTTGCTACGCAGTGCATGTACCTATTTTAACCACGAATGGAAGCAGGACCGATCGTGTTGCCACTTTGCCTCCAGGCGAAG TTTTGGCGTGGGTGGAAAACCAATTTGGCGATAACGTCGTACTGGAGCGAGCTTCGATCGATGAGTTCTTTTTGGACGTAACAAACGTTTGTTATCTTGAATCTACTCTAGATGTATGCGATTTGGGAAGCAATAACAGCCTTGAAGGGGCTTTGCAAGAGACTGCTGTGGTGGGTCAATCTGAAATTATGACGCTTGTAAGAAATGGAATGGACGTGGATGTTGAGGCCTTGCAAAGGGGTGCTCACCTAGCTCGTTGTATCCGGGATGAAGTTCGTACTTTGTTAGGTTTTACGCTGTCGGCCGGGATCGGATCAAATAAGACGATTGCCAAGCTTTCGGCCGCGTACGGAAAACCAAATGGGCAAGCTATAACATATCCGCAATTTGTTGACACGCTCTTGGCGGACACGGAGATTCGAAAATGCCGAAATTTGGGTGGAAAGCTAGGCAAGACTGTCCAAGCCCTTTTACCGGCCGATGCCCCCACAACAGTACATAGTATTGCGAAATACTTGTCCCTTCCTACACTAGAGCAACATTTCGAAGCCCCCACAGCCGCCTGGGTGTACCGTGTTGCGCGGGGAGTCGATACAGAACCTGTTGCATCGAAGAACGAATCGGCTCTGACAAAATCTATAACTGCATTTAAGTCGTTGCCTTTCGACGTGCAAGGTCATGACTGGGAAAGCTTGGCATCATGGATCCGACTTCTGGCCGACGAGATTGTTTCTAGAGTTGAGCGAGACGCTTCGCGAAATGGTCGGTATCCAAAATCTTGTACTATTCAGTATGCCGGAAATGGTACAACAGGTCAGCGAAACAAATCGATACGCGTGCCTTTTCCAGCCGAAAGACTTtcaaaaaacaaaaagatCGACGAACTGTGCGGCGTGGTCCCGAAAACTGTCCAAGCTAAAGAGAACTCTGGTTTCCGTTTGCGAAGAATAGGGCTGTGTGCAATAGACTTCCGAAATAGGCCAGCCAGTGGAATCGACCGCTTCTTTTGTAATACCTGCACAAGCAGTCAACCAAAGTCATCCAAGGGATTGGCAATGAGAGAGCAAGTGAGTGCGAACGTGAGTTTCTGTGAGCCTTTGGATTTGCTACTAGCTCAGGCCACCGATGAACACGTTGCCGGAATGGTGCAAACGGACTTCGCCAAGAGACAAGATAAGGTTGTCTCAAATGTTCGAAACCCGACTCTCAAAGAAGGGAAGCCCGTAAACCGCATTTTTCAACCACAAATAAATTCTGATAAAGAATTAGCAGAAAAGCTCCAGTCGGCATTTGACCGGGAAAATCAAGCCTTGGAAGCTTTAGATAGGAAGGCGAAGACTAACTTGTATCGTAAATCCAAAGCTCGTAAAATCGAcgatttctttttcacaAAAAGGTAA